GGACACGATCAGGATCAGCCAGCTCGCCGTGGAGACCTGCTACTGGCCCCTCTTCGAGGTCGTCGACGGGCACTGGCGCCTGACGTACTCCCCGCGGGAGAAGAAACCGGTGGCGCAGTGGCTCGAGGCCCAGGGGCGCTTCCGGCATCTCCTGAAGCCGGAGCACCGGCACGTGATGGAGGAGATCCAGGCGCGCGTCGATCGGGAATGGGAGGCCCTGCTGGCGCGAACGGGTCGCGCCCCGTCCGAGGGAGCGGAGGCTCCTCCGCAGGCTCGCCCGGTCCCTCGGGGGCATGAAAGGGAGGAGGCGGCGGAGGGGGGGAAGACTGAGGCGCCCTGTTCCTGTGGGGTGACCTCGCCTGGGGTCCGGTGGGGGTGCCTGTTCTGCGGGCGCGTCTGCTGCCCCCAGTGCGCCTATGCCCCCGAGGGCCTGACGGTTTGTTCCCGCTGCGCGCGGGAGCTCTTCGGGATCCCTGCACCTGCAGCCTCTGCTCGTCCATCAGAGACAGGTGTCCAGGTGTCCGGCACAAGCCCGCCGACGGGTGCCATCGCCAAGGAGGCGAAGCCATGCAAGAGCTGAAGAAGATCCTGGTCGCCACCGACCTCTCCTCGGCGTCGGAGCCCGCGATCCGGATGGCAGGGGCGCTGGCCATCAGGATGGATGCCGGGCTGCTCATCCTCCACGTCCTGTCCGAGAAGGAACTGGATGAGCTGGTCCTGGCCCATCAGCCGCGCCACCCGGTGGACCTGATCTACAGCGATCTCGAGGCGAGCGTGCGGGAACAATACCGCCGGATGGTGCCGGACGAGGTCCGTCGCTTCCTGCACGCGGAGGTCCTGGTCGTGCCGGGGGTCCCGGCCGAGGAAATCGCCAGGACCGCCGCCATGAAGGGGGCAGACATGATCGTGACCGGCACCCATGGGCGGACGGGCCTCCGCCGGGTCCTGATGGGCTCCGTCGCCGAGCAGGTCCTGCGGACGGCACCCTGCCCGGTCCTGACCGTTCGGCCCCCGGAGCTGCGCGAGGCGGCCTGAAGGGGCCGCCGCAAGGGGGGAAAAGCGATGAAGATCCGATTGATCCTCTACCCGACCGACTTTTCCGAGAACGCCGCGGCGGCCTGGCCCCAGGCCCTCCAGATGGCGGAGCAGCTCGGAGCCGTGCTCCTCCTGCTGCACGTCGTCCCCACCCCGAGCATGACCCCCGAAACCTTCCTGGCGGCGGAGCAGTGGGCGGAGATCTTCGCCGCCCAGCGGCGGGAGGCGGAGGCGAAGCTGCGGGCGCTGGCGGCCGCGGCTGCGGGGGTGAAGGCCGACGTCCTGGTGACCCGGGGCGTTCCCTTCCTGGAGATCGCGCGGGTGGCGAGGGACCGGAAGGCGGATCTCGTCGTCATGGGGACCCACGGGCGGACGGGCCTGGTGCACGCCCTCATGGGGAGCGTGGCGGAGCGGGTCGTCCGGATGGCCCCCTGCCCGGTCCTGACCGTGCGCCACGCCGCGATGCTGGTCGAAGCGGCGTAAACAGCTCCCGGATACCCGGGACGAGGGAGGGTCGGACCAGAGCGGGCACAGGGGATCTGCACCGAAAGGCCCACCAGCGCGCCTCCGCGGCCTCTTTCCCCTTGACAGCCTGAGAACGCGG
The nucleotide sequence above comes from Candidatus Methylomirabilis sp.. Encoded proteins:
- a CDS encoding universal stress protein, encoding MQELKKILVATDLSSASEPAIRMAGALAIRMDAGLLILHVLSEKELDELVLAHQPRHPVDLIYSDLEASVREQYRRMVPDEVRRFLHAEVLVVPGVPAEEIARTAAMKGADMIVTGTHGRTGLRRVLMGSVAEQVLRTAPCPVLTVRPPELREAA
- a CDS encoding universal stress protein — encoded protein: MKIRLILYPTDFSENAAAAWPQALQMAEQLGAVLLLLHVVPTPSMTPETFLAAEQWAEIFAAQRREAEAKLRALAAAAAGVKADVLVTRGVPFLEIARVARDRKADLVVMGTHGRTGLVHALMGSVAERVVRMAPCPVLTVRHAAMLVEAA